In Lytechinus variegatus isolate NC3 chromosome 6, Lvar_3.0, whole genome shotgun sequence, the DNA window tttcccaatttttcagctcgcactaGCAATATTTGACttgtgagatgcgtatgattaTCATGACTACAATGACTACATAAGGTATGTCTTAaaggtgtaattctaacaaaatcagcatgcgcttggcgctcgcattagacgactggtgagatatgtgtactcttattggattcttttaaaaaatagaccctaaaatatccatgttttggGTCAATAAAAatctcagctcgcgcttcgcgctcacttcATTTGGATAGTAAAATACTTATGGTCTTCGTTAATCCTACAAACAAGTCCTAAAATGTCTCTCTTCAGgtctaaatttcaaaaattttcagctcgcgcttcgcactcgcaatatttgattagtatGATGcgcatgttaatcatgattaaaatgactacaagtgctttatgACTTGTGTTTGGATGCAtgaaattctaacaaaatcagctagcgcttggcactcgcattagattactTTGGTGAGATATGAAtactcttaatagattcctaaaataaagtcctcaaaatgtccgtttttggttaatatatgcaaaattttcagctcgctctcgcattgttttttttttttagagagattAGTACAtctcatgattaaaaaaattgcttataatgccCCTTTTCATATCCCAAATTTTCAGATCGCTCGCATTATGTGACCAGTGACATAcatccgtttaatgacactgtcctAAAAATGTCTCTGTTAGGTCAGCATACCTAGCCActgagcgcgcaaagcgcgctcactaggtgactcaaaatttttgctggtgacCCACAGTACGCCactgttccgaaggttcgataatccgaaaacgaaataaggttcgatgttccgaaggttcgttaatccgaaaacgaaataaggttcgttgttccgaaggttcgttaggccgaaaacgaaataaggttagttaatcatttagttcaaccttcggaattacgaacctcacttcgttttcggactaaagaACCTTCAAATACGATCCTCATTTCGTTCTCGggctaacgaaccttcgaaaatacgaaccttcggaataacgagccttcggaatatccgaaccttcggaataacgaagcttcggaattacgaatgtatgcgcagaTGGGCGTGGTCTTTTTCATTCCGAGTCAGCCGCTCGTCTCACACCCACTGTAAATGACAAGACGTGCATGTCAACGACATTCTTTGCTTCTATTATGTATTTTCaaagatataggcctatcattgatttttttttctttttcaatgcTAAAAAATACTGGATAGGGCACAATCATAAATTATGATTAGCACATGCACTGTTAAGTGCAATACAGGCATGCCTGACCTTTTTCAGtttctattgtattttgtactatctaaattgatatacatttcTTCTCTTATCATTATCCCGACATGGCAATAGAGGATCTTAATACATTGCTCTTTGGATTTTTATGGGGTGGTaaagatgaaattaaaagaGATATTGTTTATTTAGATTATGATAATGCTGGTCTAAAAATGACAGATTTTCAGTTATTCATTACACAAAGAATTATGTGGATTAAGAGACTTATAATGGGAGAGCCAAAATAAAGAGAAACAATATTTCAGATACATAGCACACGGTATGGGAGgattgctaattttttttttatagtaaccTCACAATGAATTTGATAGGATTTGAATTGCCGGAATTTCATACAGAAATGTTAGATTATGGTTTAATAAGGAATTGTTTTTACTtaaagaagagaagaataaaagaaattagaTTATTTTCAATAATAGGTTCATCCGTTTGAAAGGACAAACATATAATGAAAAGCTgtttttgaagaaaatttatAAACTCCATCATATCATGCATATTGTAGATAAAGAGGGGAAGATGAAGTCTATCTCGACCTTTCAAAAGTGGGTTTGGATCGTTTAGAAATAGAAAAGATACTCGAAATCTTTGATAAAATTCCATACGTTTGGAAGGACTCGCTGAAAAAGAGGGTCAAAGTCCATACATAGTGAGTTAATTTTGGATTTTCAATTAAAAGGCAGGATTTTTGACTTCCAAGACATCACATAAAAAAGAATGTATGATACTCTTGTTAGTATGAAATCGGATATACCCCAAGCATTTAAAAATCTTGATgaaaaatataacataacaaaaaaaaatatgatactaGTATTTTTCTAAGACCACGAAAATCGGCTCTGAACAGTAGACTAAGAGaattttaacataaaatatacacaatatattatacacataaaatattttatttaaaatgacaaCTGATgatttaaagaagaagaaacctatgatcatatatttttttcaactgaTAAGATAAAAACTATATGGAAAGAATGTGGAAACATGCTTCAACTCCCTATCATTACAAATATGGataaaaaaggtttacactttGGCGTGGAAGGTGCAACTAAGGAGATGCTCAATTATaaaatcacatacatgtagtaatccTAATTAATTATATGATTTTAAAGAATAGTAGAAACACAAAAGATCCACCGACCCTCAAccatattaagaaaaagaaatacaagaaTATAGACTAGAAGAAAGAAAACTAGCTAAACAGAGAGGTAAATATACAAACCATTTCAGAAAATGGGACAAGTTTATTTGTTAGGGATGCTGGGGCTAAAAAAGTTCAAGCATACAGTTATTAAACCCTCCAAATGCGAGGGAGATGGTCTGGTCTCTATTGTTGCACTCCTCCTGGAGCGGGTCGGGGCGGTCATTTTGGGGTGGGCTTTGTATCTTTTGGGTGCATTGTGGTTCATTCTTGAGTgaagattatatatatatatagtaaatatatatgtatatatatatatatatatatatatatatatatatatatataaagtaaatATACGCTGTTCGCTCCAGATGGAGCTATGGCGCGCTCTCGGGTAAATTGATCCCGCTTCTGGAGGGACGGGTCTCTTACCTCTCTCTCGGAGGGGTGTGATTGGAGGCCGGAGTGGCTCTTTTGCATTTGGAGTAAAGATTCAGGTGCACAAGTTAGATCATGGTTGAGGCATAGAATGCAGATTGACATGGAGGGTAGCTATGGTTGAAGGGAAGGGAAGCAGGCCGCGATCCCTGGGCTTGGATgggatgtggggggggggggggcaattggGATGGGAGGGTATTTTACTTCTATTACTCATTTAGTTCAATTGCGTCGCTATAAATTCTTTTTTGTTatgtctgtattttttttctttctacagACTAAGTATGTACTTTGTTCTAGATGACTCGAATgctatattctgtattttttgtgtgtacaatttttttgtattatggatatttttttttatttagtgaacagtgttttgttgatattatattacttttgttttacgtatgattttgaactgaatgagTTCAATACATACtcttacaaaacaaaatatacaatgcaCTCTATccattgttttcataaaaatatatatcaatggtttaaatcgatttttttgtctattttctCAAATATCTAGCTCCGCTGTTTATTGCCCTCCATGGTGTACATTGGACTCGACGTCCCCTCTTGATTGGAGGGtccattttcatttctcttgGGGTCATGCTAACAGCTTTGGCTACCAACAATGCTTTGATCGCCgtttatttatcaatttctgGTAAGATGAGAATTTGTGGTGGAATCTTTCATAATATTATTAGTAATGATTATATcggcaatattaatgataataaaaccaataataatattaatattaaccatattataattattatgggtagtagtagtagtagaagtagtaatagtagaagaaatgataattttcattatttataacgCGATTCTCCAcatggcccaaagcgctcatAAGTATTAAGGGACATCTTAAATGACTCAATTGGTGGAAATTTTCATAACGTgagagggagtttgttccatttCATTGAAGATGCAACCTTACGGTTAATATTCAAACTCCGGTCTGTTTTCTTTTACGTGGATGTGTTAATTTAAGTGAGTGTTGTGGATCTAGCGATTTTACCTGGGACATCTTAAACAATTTCTAAACTTTCAGACAAGTATTTTTGGACTATAGCGTGTATTATGGTGTCATTTACCTAAACaccaaactttttaaaaatccattaAATGTTTTTCGAGCGATTGTTAAGAAACCAAGATGAGGACGGACGGACTGAAGAACAGACAGGGGTAACGCTTAAAACCCCCCCTTCAGACTTCGTCCAGACTTTAGGGGCATAAAGCTGAAAACAACCGTGGAAAATGTTTCCACTCCCCTTCCTGGATAAAGATCGGAAAGCCTagtttccattttgttttctcaCTTGTTTTAAACTAAAttctgtttttcatatttttcataccAGGTCTAATTAACATTTTATCCGGTATAGCTTCTCTAGCTAGCCTTGGTAAGGTTGGCCGACCGATTTAATAACGAAATCTACCGCGACTATTTTTTTTCGCCACTTTGACAGGCCTGGGGTATTGCATAGTTGGCATATCGGCAACACTCACCTTAAGTCAACTGATCAGCGAGCAGAACTTCTACCTGTTGATCGGATTTGGCACGAGCGGCTTTGGCTTGGGTATGTTTCTTTTACCACTTCTAGCTGAGCTCTTGGATGAATTTTACGGTTGGAGAGGAGGCATACTCATTCTAAGTTGCCTGATGGCTCACATAGTCCCTTGTGCGGTGGCCGTAAGACTACCCTTGACCGGAAGTCGACCGGTGAACCTAAGCGCGATTTACCAAGAACTTGAGCATAGTGGAGTTTCTGATGAAAGTTTAGTAAACAACTGTTCAAGCGAGGAAGAAGACAACACTCCATTATGCCCTAGAGGTGCACACCGCAATCTGGCAGCTGCTGGTGAATCTTCAACATACTCTTCATTAGTCAACGGAATGGAAATGGAATCTCGTGAAAATGAAACGAGTGCAAGGCAAACCTTTGCGAGATTACATGATAGTTTTTACCGGTCAGATTTTTACAGGGAccctgtttttattttcttatttcttgctTCCGCCACGTTTGGAATCGTCTCCTGCGGTTGGCATTCTTTTCTGGTACCCAGTGCAATCCAGAGAGGTTATTCGATCCGTGCTACGATACTGGTGACTTTCTACGCATCAGTAGGAAACTTCATAGGAAGACTCTTGGGAGGCGCCCTCTCCGGTCGCCTCGCTGATCCAATCACCCTGTGCATCGGTGCTGCGCTTATGAATTCCGTTTCTATTTTGTGTGATGCTTTCTTTCGCAACTACTATGTAATAATACTTACTTCGTGTATATCTGATTTAAGTCTTGGCGGACTGTCTGTCTTTATCCTTCTATCAATTAAGAAGAGAGCGTCTCCTGGAAGCTTTGATGTAGCATTAGCAGTCAACGGTGTATTCTTTGGTTTCGGTACCTTTCTCGGTGGTTACCTATCAGGTAATGCTAtgaacagatatttttttttaaaagaccaTATTGTCTTTCTCGTTCACCACATCGTCAATCATTTTGTCGATGCGTACTAAAATTTACTGTAGCATGTTAGTACCTGCTAATCGGTAAGAAAATAGTAATAATTTTTCAGATATTCATCAATCATGATGTACAGGCGAGTGTCTTATGTTAATTTAGCAAGAAATCATGTAGGCctttatcacaaaattttaaCTTGTATACATGAAGAAGTAGGCTTAAAATGAATCTCATTGTCTGCATTTTGAATATAGTATCTTTTTTGCTTAATAAAGAGAAAAGGTCCTCTAACTTAAAGGTGAAGGATCAATCGTACGCTCGAGTTTTACGATTGAATGTACATTGTAGcctatgcaatcaatcgtagaaatgtTCTTTAATCATCTCTAAGCTTTGTGTTGCGGGTCCCTGatggctgtttcataaagctgtccacAGAGCGACTTTACAAaagactggtgatcttttcttgtggTTAATGATACGCGCCAGATTTCTATTTGTATTGATCTAGTTTATAAAAATGGGTCACCATCACTTGCCGTAATCTACAaacaaatttatgaaacaccaaccagTATCAACGCGATCAAATTATTGGTTCCCAGTTGAGTTAAACTTGACTGGCATTTATAAGACTGGCTTGACCGGACTTAATTTGGTCTTGATCAGGCTTGATCATGCGTGAATGTGATTGGTCGGGCTCGAATCTGCGTACAGGGTATATAACAGATAGCGCATCTTCTAATAAGGCCAAGataagccagggtaattatcaTCCTCTGAAGAGCACTTAAAGAATCCCAGCCCCATTACAGGTACCTCGGGCGAATTCGTGCAGagtccactccacttcactaccgctacactacgttccacctacccgaacttcgGGACTCGACCCGATATTCtaagtgacaaaggtgggatggaaatgttatttattgtaaAGATTGTAGAAAAGAATATAACGAGAAAGTAAAATCGCAGGTCAAACCGATCGCATGTGATGTTTTGAAATCAGCCGTGAATAATACGCGTGAGGAAAAAGATACTGGCCCAAATCACCAAATTCGAGGATAACCGGAGGATGGACACAGAGTGAAATACGGGTGAAGAATAAGAAATTAAGCTATTTTACTTTCtcgtatttttttctataatttttacaataaataacatttccatcccacctttgtcactcggaatatccgATCGAGTTCACCGTCCCGAAGTTCAGGTAGGTGGAGggtagtgtagcggtagtgaaatGGGGTGGAGTCTGCACGAACTTCGCCAGAGGTACGTTACAGGATGAGCTGCATttacacaaaacaaataaagcGCAAGTCCAGAATGTTCGTATTGTATTGGTCTAACATTGAACAGTTTGATTACAATTCTTTTACACACCCCTTCGATAAAGTAAGTAGTA includes these proteins:
- the LOC121417037 gene encoding uncharacterized protein LOC121417037; amino-acid sequence: MDMTNQPLRTAIHRSVPLVLLIFLLSFTQVGIVKSIGIYLKDISNSLGTTSKDIGVALGLFNALCYFPAPLFIALHGVHWTRRPLLIGGSIFISLGVMLTALATNNALIAVYLSISGLGYCIVGISATLTLSQLISEQNFYLLIGFGTSGFGLGMFLLPLLAELLDEFYGWRGGILILSCLMAHIVPCAVAVRLPLTGSRPVNLSAIYQELEHSGVSDESLVNNCSSEEEDNTPLCPRGAHRNLAAAGESSTYSSLVNGMEMESRENETSARQTFARLHDSFYRSDFYRDPVFIFLFLASATFGIVSCGWHSFLVPSAIQRGYSIRATILVTFYASVGNFIGRLLGGALSGRLADPITLCIGAALMNSVSILCDAFFRNYYVIILTSCISDLSLGGLSVFILLSIKKRASPGSFDVALAVNGVFFGFGTFLGGYLSGVVGGVFSYDAIFKFLGGVPILIFVLMLPLAVFEKPAEL